A stretch of DNA from Rattus rattus isolate New Zealand chromosome 1, Rrattus_CSIRO_v1, whole genome shotgun sequence:
TGAAGAGTCTCCTTTATACTATGTCCCACAGGATACATTACCATGTCGCTTCCCATCATGGAACCACTCATGGTTGCTGGTGGAACTCCAGGATTAGCTTCATAAcctatgccaccaccaccacctagcgGTGGAAATTTCTGGCCTCCTGAACCATAGGGATCTAGGAAACAAAACCAGTGGTTACCCCAAGAGAATGCTCCTGCTACAGTGTGTATTGCTGTCTGTAACAAGTCTCTCACTTACCTCCCATGTTCATTGTTCCACCACCACCCATTctcatgtctctttctctctggggagggaaaacacaaaaataaacttcAATCATACATGAAACCTACCACCATGTatacaagtagaaaaaaattgaacacaaaaatatttatccaGTGGGATACACTTTTAATTCaatcatttgggaggcagaagtaggcttATCTGTTTAACACCAACATGTACatagaattccaggccagtcaaggcttaaagaaagactttgcctcaaaaaccACAAAGCAACTCAAGGCTCAAAACGTATGTTTTTCTACTTCATTGTGGCATGCAGTGTCCTGAAAGCTGGTTAgaccatgaaaacaaacaagctcCGTGATATTTGATCCAGGAAGATCTGGTAACAGTTtgtacacacaaagaaaacaaaagaaaacagccaCACTGGTACATTTACAATGAATAAATGGTATGCTAATCTACTGCATCACAAAACTTACTGGATCCATGTAGCCCATCCTGCTGTAACTTTCTTCTCGTTGGCGTCTCATTTGTTCTTCCATCTCACGTTGGCGAATCatcatctcttcctctcttctacgCCGTTCCTCCTCTTGCCTACAAATATTTTTCAGGCATATAAACCAAAGTGTCATCCATACCTAAAACTTAAGAAGccaaatgtggggttggggatgtagctcagtggtagagcacttgcctagcaagcgcaaggccctgggttcggtccccagctccgaaaaaaaagaaaaaaggaaaaaaaaaagccaaatgtgATGGCCTTTGCCTTTAAACACAGTACTTCATTAAGATTCAAAGAGAAATGGATCTTCAGTTGGAAGGGCCAACTAGTGCCATGCAGCAACGCCTTCAGAAAAAAACTACTTgaaaaagaactagaagtttGTCTTTGAATAAAAGGAGAGGTTCAACTCTAATGTTCATAAAGGAATAAAGTCTACATCATAATTCTGGTCATAGCAGCATTCTGGCAAAGGTAATGAGCTTTTCTAATACAAACTTGCACTTAGTACTCCTTGTCTCTAAGTCAGAATACACATGAGAAGTAAAGTCTGAATTCAACACTATACCTCAACTGCATTTCTTTACGTTTCTGCATTTCTTGACTGTGAAGTTCCTCCATGCGCCTTAATTCTTCCTGGCGTCTCATCAGATCTAAATATTGGAGATTATTTTAGATTCGTGTCAATGAGACTCTGGCCTCTTTTAAATGCCAATTGATCTTTACCAATAAAATTctgaggcttctttttttttaccttggCGCAAAAGATTTGCTTGGTGTTCATGGTAGGCATCTTCCATTTCACTTTCCAATTTGTCTTTTGCATCCTTCATGTTTTTTTCAACTTGTTCCCTTTGCtgtttttccatttcatccaaagACTTCCATCGTTGAGAATATTCATACTCAAATGTGCCATGCTGAGCAAAACGAGGAGGCGTTTCTCTCTCCCTGACAATACATAATTTATACAGAAGCAATTTTGAGAATGCAGTATCAGTGGACTTCCTAAGAAGACCAAAAACCTTAAACCTGGCAGGGTTGTTTACAGTTTTAATCACAGCATCAAGTTATGGAGATCTGATCCAGAACAGGTAGCACTACacaaaagaaaccctgactcaaaaatataCAGATGAATAAAAACCTTAGGTACCTGTATTCCTACTGCCCACTGTTAAGGCATTTGCATATAACAGGTAACATAATAATGTATAATATCCAATTTGATCCGCAGCACTAAGAATGGACACAAAAACCACAAGAGGTATTCCTTTCCCTACACTATCATGTTGTTTTTAAGGTCCCCAACTTGCAATCCTGCTCAACTATGTTAAGAAACACCACTGAGatcaaaacaacaatatcaagtacAATACAgtgaaaggggctggagagatagcttagcaacAAAGAACACAGctcttcttccaaaggaccagggcTTGTGTCCCAGACTCACAAAGCAATTTTAAGAGTGGATGAAGGAAGGATATGACACTGTCTTTGCCACAATGGGAATCAGGCACACACAGCAGGCAAGCCTACACATGCATTAAAAACTAAATTGACATTGCTTAAAGGTCTCTCTCAACATCTACCTTTCATTCCCCCGAACCCTTTGCTTAAGTCTAATACCATCTTTAGAATCCCACccatttttgagataaggtctcaccatgtaacccTGGAACTTGCCTCTGAGACAAATGCTCACCTAGCCATGAGCTATTTACTTAAACTGTATTAACTCTAGAAGTAGCAAGTtatgatataaaataaagcaaaaagccAAAAAGGCATCACAATGTgtttctaggccagtctggtctacagagaccaTGTGTCTAAACCTAAAGAGGAAAATCTGGGGGGCAACGGTGGCACAatcctttaatgccagcactagggaggcagagacagggagacctGAGGCCACCTGATCTATAATTTTGATAGCCAGGATTAGGCAAAGAAACCCTGGGTCGGGGTTGGAGTAGGGTAAATATGCAGAAAGAAAATGATGCAAGAACAGGAAAATAGATAAGAAACACTATCTCCCTCTTTTCCTATAGCCAAATTCCTTATCCAGGCTTCTTTTTCCCAACAATAACAAGTAGATCTCACTCAACCTTAGCATGTATCTGGATCACATGCAAATGTACTTTATCCAACAGCTTCAAGtatgccagatgtggtggcatgtgctttCATTtccagcactctgggaggcagagacccgTGGGAACTTACAAAAGGCCAGTTTGGAAGTTACAAAtacaagttccaagacagccagggaattacagaaaaaccttgttctcaaaaaagaaaaataaatacatgtgagCCAGAGATGTGTATTAAGCATACTCAAGCAGCAGTGTAAACATGTTCATAACACTTTGGCGTGCAGGTCACACCTACGATCAGGCAGATGTCAGTCTGGCCTACATAACAGAAAATGTTAGACCAACCAAAAGAATAAACAGGCCAAATTTCTAAGGTTCTAATAAGTTCTAAGCAGAATTAGAAAACCACTAACTTCTCTTTTGAACACCAAAAAGCTTAAGTCTTACTTTTGATACATTGGATTCTTCTGGGCCAGTTTTTCAGGAAGACCATCTTCATCATCTAACTGCTCAAGTGGTTCCACAATGACTGGGCGAGGAGTCCTAGTAACACAAATGATTCCTCATCTTCAAACTGTATTTCAACTAACCaccaaaattatacaaaaattaGCATAAACTAAAGACAACTTACGTTGTCAGTAGGAAAACACCTTCACTGCATCTTTCAAATGCTTTTCTTGCTGCTGGCTTCGAAGCAAATTCAACAATGCCTTTCCCCGTGGATCTTCCACGATCATCCACAATTACAACAGCCCTTTCAATAGGACCAAACTGGCTAAAGGCCTCTTCCAAAAGTTCATTGGATACATAAGGAGAAAGATTCCGAACAGACAGGGCTGCAGCATGTGTGGCAAACCGAACCCGTAGCTGTCTACCTCTCATGGGGGTATCATCAAGTTCAGCTTTGGCAATTTCAGCCAAGGCTCTTGACTCCTGTAAATAccagaaacattttaaacagCTCCAAAACTGGCTATTCTATTTCAAGAACTGTCTTCGTGCAGTCCTCCCAACACCCCGAGGCTAAAGGTCTGAAGCTCTGCCCCAATGCACACTATGCTGATTTCTATCGATGAGAAACGTAAAGGCCCGTTAATTCTTCCCATTTAAAACCATGCCTTAAAAACTTTTACAAAAGGGAAAAAGTTACACTCACAAGTTTAATGAACCCGAACCCTTTGCCCTTGTTGATAAAAACTTCTCCCGGTTCTCCGTATTTAGCAAACAGTCTTTTGAATTCATCCTCTGTGATATCAGCAGGTAGGTTCCCCACAAACAACCGACAGCGCTGTGTGTAAGTTTTTTCTCCAGGCCTCCGCAAGAGAGACAAGTTGGCTTTAAATCCCTAATGAAGAAACCGGACGGAATTCACACAACAGtcagagcaggaaaaaaaaaaccctagttgCCCCTAAACAGGCCATCGTGCATTAATAACGACTTTCTTTGTTCAATAGAGACTACAAGGTTGTACTATACTTGGAGATCCGAAAGGATCTAATTAATCAATAAATAGCAGAGCGTATACAAAATGCTTTGAAACACACCCGCCTTTATTAAACACCCATCAATACAATACTCTGATGTCACCAAATAGATCTAAGTGCACTAGGAAGACAACGCCAAATTGCCCTTTTTTCTCCAACAGCACAGAGGTCTACGAAATGCACTAGTTGGGTCCCAAGGGACCGCTAGCTTCTAGCAGCCCACCAGGACGCACAGCTGCCCTCCCGCTGGAAGCCAATCCCTGGCGGAATACACAGCCCGCCGTGCGTCCGCCCCGCCTTCGCAAGCATGCGCAGGAGCGCTTCCGGCAGGGGACAAAATGGAGGCCTCCACTGCCGCGGGCGGGGGGAAAAAAACGCCGAGGGTAGGCAGAAGCCGCCATCTTAAGAGAAACGGACAGCTTACTCCAGAACCTACTCACCTCCGAGTCGGATATCTTTTCTTCTGTGCGAGGTCCCGGGCCTCCGGGAGGGGGGCCCTGATGGTGCTGCTGGTGGTAGGGCGCGTGGTGCTGCCGGCCCCCACGGGGCTCCCCGCCACCTCGGTGAGGTGGCTTCGGGTGGCCACCAGGAGCGCCCATGCCCGGACCACCGCCAGGCTTAGGCCCACCCGGCATCTTGCCGCCTTTGGGACCTCCAGGGCCTGGGCCTTGCTTAGGCCCTGGACCGGCGCCCCCGGCGGGCGGTGGCGGAGGGCCACCGGTCTGTGGAGGCGTTGTTGAGACTCCGCTGCTCGGCGTGGAAGGGGGAGGCGGTCCGGGGGCAGTAGAGGGGACTGCGGGCGGCGGAGTCGGGGTAGGACCGGGGCCCGGCGGGGCGCCGGTGGTAGGGGGGTTGGCGGGCGGGGCCGAGACCGCCGGAGGCGGCGCAGTGCTCACTCCGGGCGCCGAGCCGGGGCCTTGCGGGACGACGGGCTTGGATTCCTGCGGCGGAGGCGGGGGCTGTTGATGGGGCGGCTGGTGTGGCGGCGGCTGCTGGTGCGGTGGAGGCTGCTGCGGCGGGGGCTGCTGCGGCGgaggttgctgctgctgctggtgcggAGGTGGAGGCGGGAGCGGTGGCTTCGGGCCACCAGGGCCCGGGCCCATGGGGCCGCGATTCTGGTTGAGGCCCATGCCAGGCGGCGGAGAGCGGAAGTCGTGGAGGCCGCCGCGGCCACCGCCTCCTCCACGCCGATGAAAGCCTCCACCGCCACCACCGCGGCTCCGGAACCGATCCCGAGACATATCTGTAGTCAAGGGGCGGTCGAGGCAGAAGCGGAGAAGTCGCTCAGGGAACGTGGTTGCCACCTTGCTTAGCACAAAATGGCGGACGACAGAAGCTGCGCGCCGCCTTTGTCCTCTTCTTAAATAGGACAGTTCGGCCTGGCCCGCCTTCCCTAGATTGACAGCTCAATCAGCCAATAGCAAGTACAGTACTTGATGATGAAACCTGAGTTTTCCCTATTGGTTCCCTTGTGAGAGGCGGGAGGTAGGTAGGCTGTGGTTTCCATTTGACCTATGAACGAATAAGGAATTGTCCACAAGCCTTTGTGATTTGTTGGAAGAAATTTGAATGGGCATGCCCTGCAACTTTCTCGTGAAATCAAATATCCAGGGCCCTATCAGCTCCTGATAGCGCTGAAAggctgttttctttcctcttaggaGTAATCCGCTATTCTTGTCCAGAAAACATGATCACTGGCGCAAAGTTTTAAATTGAACTCCTGCTCTCTAACTCTTCTTCGTCCCATGCCAATGAAGTTAGAGTAAATTTCACAGAGTTTAATCACAacggttttatttttattgaaacttCATCAGAGGCTAGCAGATTGGCAAATACGTAAGCCTATAATTTGGGAGGAGGCACAATAATCAGGACTGCAAGTTTATCTTTACATTATCAACTACATTGAGTTCGAAACCAGCTTGGACtatatgaaatgtaaaaaaataaaatgaaataagattaaaataaaatttaaggccCGGTAATGTTGACatatgccttaaatcccagcactctggaagcagaaagtAGAAggactctgagttcaaagccagcctgggttgcgtagtaagttccaggacagccagggctacacagagaaaccctgtctccaaataattaacaatataataatataataataataataataataacaacaataataaatgaataaaagtaaagatttaaaaaaaggggaAGAAGCAAAAATAGTCTATAGCAACGCAAGTTTGTCGTAATATAAAACTTAGACTTAAGTGAATGTAGTTTTTGTCCAAGAGGAAAAGAGGTAGGAGAACTGAAGATGTGGCCTTTGGGGTTTTGGCTGTGTGACATGAAAAAGGCTCACTTTCATCTCTAGCACAGGAATAAACTAGGTAGATGTAACTTCCTGTGTGTATACAGTAACAATTTACAAGCACAAATCATGGGGGAGGAACatgtgtttgttggttttggtttttcaagacggTTTCTTTgcatagccatggctgtcctagaactagctctgtagaccagactggcctaaaactcagagatccacctgcctctagaggcctcccaagtgctgggactaaaagcatgcCAGGTTGgccaagattatttttttctttcttcttccctccatttAACGCTTCATGAACATATAAGCACTTTAAAACTAGTTGGGTTTTAACCGGGATTGAgtctggtgcatgcctttgatcccagcaggcATGAGGTAGGTAGAAACAGAcacatctctgagttctaggccagcctgggctacagagtgagtttcaggccagcaagaaagctacatagtgaaacactatggaaaacaatttttatgcAGGGCTGAGACCATAACTCGATAGTAAAGAGCTTGCCTAGCCTGCTCAAGGCCCTAGATTCAACTCTTAgcccacaaaaccaaaaactaatgttttgggtttttgttttgtgatatttGGTATCAGTAAGTATTGCTATGAAAGCAGCCGGCTGGCGGCACCTCTTTCCCCTCAAATCCCCCATCCTGATAGTGTGAGCCAGCAGGACGGTCGGTTCATCAGATACAGGTCCTGCTTCCAAGCTTGACAGTTTAAGTTCAGTCACTCAGACCCATGTGGTGAAAGGAGAGGAGCAACTCTGCAAGCCAAGTTGTCCTCTGGGGTCCACACATGTCCTCAGATGCATATACCCACAAACTATAATCCCCAGTCTTCCCTCATACTTCAGAACCCAAGGTAGGCAACTATGTACCATTGAGACACCTCCTGATGACCACGAGCTGTCCCCTTTAATGCCCCTCCTAGTTactgcctctcttcttttttattttagttttgagacaaggtctctgtatATAACCCTGACTGTGCTCGAACTcgatatgtagaccaagctgtccttgaactcacagagatccacccgcctctgcctcctgagacgAAAGGTAGGAGCTACACACTTAGCTTTGAAGCCTTACATTCAGGAACTTGTTTCACCCGTCTTAGATACTCTGATCACCAACAAACAGAACTTTGTTCTCTCCTCTACACTAGCCTGATGAAGTGACTCCAGAACGTCCCCACACAAAAACAAATGGCACTCTAATGTTACCCAAGTGTTATGTCCTAGAAGACAAAAAGTGTCTAGTCAGAGAAGTCTAACCAGTATATGATTTTATAATGAAGTCTGTAATACAATTAAGAAgactaagcaaataaaaatgcaacTCAGTTCTGAAATGTGAAGTATTGTGCCTGAGTGGCAGATAGGACAGTTTTCACCTTGTAATTCTGAACGAAGGTGACCTTACCACTCAAACACTGTAATTACAATACGTGAAAGTTATAATTATCTTCTGGATATAACAGCAAACTGAAGGAATAAGGCGGGATGGCACTTCATGCCTATAATGCCAACACCCAAGAACTTATGGAGAATGactgcaggttcaaggccaggctgggctacatggtTCTAGATCAGTCAGGGCTATATAACAAGACTCTAAAAAAGTGTGTCTAGGtggtatatgccaccatgccggtcataaagataattttttaaagattcattcattttatatatatatacaccatagctgtcttcagacacaccagaagagggcatcagatcccattacagaggtcgtgagtcaccatgtggttgttgggaattgaactcagaacctctggaagagcagtcagtgctcttaactgccaagccatctctccagcccaaagataATTTTTTAGAAATCTTTATTAAATCTTTATTTAGGGTGAGGACTAATAACTTTATTTGGGAGGTGGGAATATGGCTCAGTCAATATTtgtggttcaatccccagcactgcataaaaacCAGCATGGTGGTAATTGTAATCCTTGAATtctaacactctggaggcagaggcaggcagatctcttgagttcgaggccagcctggtctacagagtgagttccaggacagacaaggctacacagagaaactgtctcgaaaaacaaaagacagaaacaaaacaaaaacaaaaaagcccaacatggtggctcatacctgtgtTCCCAGCTTTTGGGAGTGGATGCACAATGCAGGAAGATCTGAGGTTTAAAGTCATATTCAGATACATAACCGACTGGAGAACAAGCTGGACTgtttgaaatcctgtctcaaaaaccaaatctgTATTCTGTAGAATCAAAACTATTTAGATTAGATTATGATGGCCACTTAGGTCTCACCAAGGCTGAGTGACCCTGCAGAATAAGAGACACAGCCATTGGAAAGCAGACTAGACCCAGCTTCATTCATCATTACTCCCAGCTGGTGGGTGTTGGTGCATTCCATTAAGTCCTGCCTtatgagagaagaaaatcagCGGGTACAGTGACATCTGAGAGACATTGTCTACTCTTGTATTCCAGAAAGCACAGCATCAGAGAGTAGGACCACCAGCCCGTAAGAATCGAAAGGATGCCTGCATCATCAACATGATCACAGGCCCTCTCAACCCATCCAGACACCCAATGTACCAGCCAATCTGCTCTACACTATGTTatcctccctcccttgagacaCTCAAGATTATCCTCCCCCCTGCTTTTCCTGCTACTGTCCCACTCCTCCAGATGTTCCAAATATTGTACAAAAGCATGCAGCATCAAAGTAAGAGTAGGCACAGTGCGTCATAGCCACCAGCCTCTGGTctttgctttccaagtgctgggattacaggcacgtggCCAACTTGTATTTAGTTCTCGTAATAGTCACAGTAACAGTTCAGAAACAGTGTTAAAATGTGTACATACCAGCATctaagcatgtgtgtgtctaagcgtgtgtgtgtgtgtgtgtgtgtgtgtgtgtgtgtctgtgtttaatcATGtacttgtatatacatgtgtgcgtgcCACAGAATGCTTacggaggtcaggggacaactcgTGGGagtcagtttttttgtttttgtttttgtttttgttttttttttttttaagatttatttataggggttggggatttagctcagtggtagagcgcttgcctaggaagcgcaaggccctgggttcatacccatctagatgtgtataagagatttatttattattatagatgagaacactgtagctgtcttcagacgcgtcagaagagggcatcagatcccattgcagatggttatgagccaccctgtggttgctgggatttgaactcaggacctctggcagatcagtcagtgctcttaaccactgagccatctctccagccccagtgggaGTCAGTCCTATtcttcttccaccacatgggttctggggaaacTAACCTCAGTTGGTCAGACTTGATAGCCAGCACCCccaattattttgatttttttttttttttcggagctggggaccgaacccagggccttgcactcgctaggcaagcgctctaccgctgagctaaatccccaacccttattttgatttttgaagcAGAAGTTTCACTCTGCTACCCAGGTTGGCCTTTAATCCTTGGCGATCCTTCCTGCCGcagtctcttgagtgctaggattatgggtaTGACCCAACTGGGCCCACTCTGAACTTCTCTTTTAACCGGCAAAGCACAGAGCCCAGTGATGATATCCTCAGAATGTACTGGAATGAGTGAGTCCGTGCACTTTCTTTTCTGAACCATTGAAGAATGTCCCCAGATAACAATCATTAATTTCAGGTATTAAACACAGCTCATGCTCGAGTGCGGTGGCgaacgtctttaatcccagcccccaggaggcagaggcaggttgagttacaggctagcctggtctacagagcaagttacaggacagctagggctacatagaaatcctatctcaagaaacaataagtaaataaataaaaatatgactcgGTTTTGAAATGTGTAGTAAATTATTGTGCTTGAATGACAGAACAATTTTCACCTTGTAGCATTCTGAACGGAGGCGATCTTATCCCTCAAACACTGTAATTACAATACAGGAAAGTTATAATTATCCTCTAGTTTGAGTTTTTATGAGACCTAAAAGAATAGGAAGAGATATAATATGCTTGATGAAACACAAGTTTGCTTCCTAATAAATTTTAACTAACTGAATTTGCATCTTCAACTGAACCCGGAGGGCTCGTAGAACCACAACATCGGTCAGCGCGTGTTAATTTAACTTGGCGGctctctcaaccttcctcatgcctTCCTTTTGGATGTATTGCTATGTGTCTCTGGATTTTCATTCCCCGAACAGAGACCTGAGATTACTGGGTTTGGGGCAAAAGGAAGGAGGGCGCCTAAGGTTCCAAATTCACAATTCCGCGCTAGTGGAGAAGGGAGTCCAGCTGGAGTCCAACTGGCAAACAGTAACACTGCAGTGAAGCTCCTCACCGCTAGGGGTCTCAGCGGCCGTGTGACTTCCTGCATCCCCTTGGCGGTCAGCTAGCTGTGCACACTCCATTACTCCATTGTCATTGAGACTCCGAGCAAGTAAACTTTCTGAAAGATTGATTTCAGTGCTTAGGTCAGATTTCCCAGCAGATCTAATCAGTGTCTAGATCGCCTCTATAAATAATAGAAACAGTGCATTAATAGCTTGTCTCACTGCTTTCCGTTTCTTTGGGAACAACTTGCTATGCGTATTTCTTTCTATATCATCCAAAGAGTTCTTTGGAATGTGGGGCGAGGAGGAAAGTTTTTCCTTTAGCAGTAGCTTGGAGTGATCCGTTTGAGTGTTCTGAGTTCCCGAACCTTTTACTTCCAGAATGACCTAAAAGTCTTCCGAAACTTTTGTGtagttccatttatttaaaagcatCTATCATCCTTCAAATGCTCAAGAATTAccacttacattttaaaagtgctgggggaaaaataaaagctaGAGTATAAAACATTACCAAATGGAAGATGATAACTCAAAGACATAACCTATATATAGATGAA
This window harbors:
- the Sfpq gene encoding splicing factor, proline- and glutamine-rich isoform X2 is translated as MSRDRFRSRGGGGGGFHRRGGGGGRGGLHDFRSPPPGMGLNQNRGPMGPGPGGPKPPLPPPPPHQQQQQPPPQQPPPQQPPPHQQPPPHQPPHQQPPPPPQESKPVVPQGPGSAPGVSTAPPPAVSAPPANPPTTGAPPGPGPTPTPPPAVPSTAPGPPPPSTPSSGVSTTPPQTGGPPPPPAGGAGPGPKQGPGPGGPKGGKMPGGPKPGGGPGMGAPGGHPKPPHRGGGEPRGGRQHHAPYHQQHHQGPPPGGPGPRTEEKISDSEGFKANLSLLRRPGEKTYTQRCRLFVGNLPADITEDEFKRLFAKYGEPGEVFINKGKGFGFIKLESRALAEIAKAELDDTPMRGRQLRVRFATHAAALSVRNLSPYVSNELLEEAFSQFGPIERAVVIVDDRGRSTGKGIVEFASKPAARKAFERCSEGVFLLTTTPRPVIVEPLEQLDDEDGLPEKLAQKNPMYQKERETPPRFAQHGTFEYEYSQRWKSLDEMEKQQREQVEKNMKDAKDKLESEMEDAYHEHQANLLRQDLMRRQEELRRMEELHSQEMQKRKEMQLRQEEERRRREEEMMIRQREMEEQMRRQREESYSRMGYMDPRERDMRMGGGGTMNMGDPYGSGGQKFPPLGGGGGIGYEANPGVPPATMSGSMMGSDMVRMIDVG
- the Sfpq gene encoding splicing factor, proline- and glutamine-rich isoform X1, whose protein sequence is MSRDRFRSRGGGGGGFHRRGGGGGRGGLHDFRSPPPGMGLNQNRGPMGPGPGGPKPPLPPPPPHQQQQQPPPQQPPPQQPPPHQQPPPHQPPHQQPPPPPQESKPVVPQGPGSAPGVSTAPPPAVSAPPANPPTTGAPPGPGPTPTPPPAVPSTAPGPPPPSTPSSGVSTTPPQTGGPPPPPAGGAGPGPKQGPGPGGPKGGKMPGGPKPGGGPGMGAPGGHPKPPHRGGGEPRGGRQHHAPYHQQHHQGPPPGGPGPRTEEKISDSEGFKANLSLLRRPGEKTYTQRCRLFVGNLPADITEDEFKRLFAKYGEPGEVFINKGKGFGFIKLESRALAEIAKAELDDTPMRGRQLRVRFATHAAALSVRNLSPYVSNELLEEAFSQFGPIERAVVIVDDRGRSTGKGIVEFASKPAARKAFERCSEGVFLLTTTPRPVIVEPLEQLDDEDGLPEKLAQKNPMYQKERETPPRFAQHGTFEYEYSQRWKSLDEMEKQQREQVEKNMKDAKDKLESEMEDAYHEHQANLLRQDLMRRQEELRRMEELHSQEMQKRKEMQLRQEEERRRREEEMMIRQREMEEQMRRQREESYSRMGYMDPRERDMRMGGGGTMNMGDPYGSGGQKFPPLGGGGGIGYEANPGVPPATMSGSMMGSDMRTERFGQGGAGPVGGQGPRGMGPGTPAGYGRGREEYEGPNKKPRF